CAACATCGGTGGACAACAAATACAATGGCACCGTTCCAAAGATTTCAGGTTTGAGGACATAAGCCTTAACTTTTACATTGGAATTGCCGTTGATGGCCACTTCTACTTCGATGCCCGTATCATCCAAAAAGTTCTGGGTCTTCTCAACAAATTGAGGTTTCAAGGTTTGATCTTCGTTTCGTGACTGATCGTAATAACCGTATTTCCAAAGCATCCCGATCCCAATCATGTTTTGCTTTAAATCGAAAGCGGAACGCATATGTGATCCCGACAAAAAACCAAGTCCACCTGAATAGATTTTCAGTGCTTGGTCTATAGCAAATTCCATACTGAAGTAGGCAATGCGTTTTTTGTATTGTTTTGAAGGCGTATAAGGGTGTTGCCAGGTATTATAGCTCTGTATCATCATAGTTATTTATAGGAAATAAAAATAAGGCAACGACATAAAATGTAGAGGGGATAATTACGATTCCCTGTGATTTTTTCGACTTTTTTAGAAATTCTGCGTGTTTGAATTCCTTTTTTGTGGACTTTACGAAAAGAAGGGGATTTTATTCACGAAAGAGCAATGAAACGGTGCTAAAAACCACGGGAAGGAACTTATTGCAGTGCAAATACCTTTTGTAACAATGCCGTGGTGCGGGCTCCCACCGAATTTCGAATCTCCTTTTCCTTATCCCCAACTTTTATAAAAAGTCCATTAATGGCTTCTTGGGTAACGTATTCGGTCAGGTTGGGATTTACGGGCTTTACCAGGGGGATAGTGTTGTATTTACCTATGATTTCCGCCCAAATCCTATCCGCACCTACTTTGCCGAGGGAAGCTTCTACTTTAGGGGAAAACGCTTGTTGTAGTTGTCCTACGGTCTTTTGTTGCAGGTAAAGTGTAGCTTCCAAATCATTTTGGGAGGTCAATATACGCTTGGCATCATCAAAGGTAAAATCCTTAATGGCATTGATAAAAATGGGTTTGGCTTCCATAACGGCATCTTCTGCTGCACGGTTCAATACTTTTAAACCTTCATCCGCGAGGGAGGCCAATCCAATCTTTCGTAAGCCCTCATCTACTTTTTTGAGCTCTTGGGGCAATAGAATTTTTACTACCTCGTCCCTAAAATAACCATCTTCCCTATGCAAAAGGTCCACTCCTTCCCCTACTCCAAACTCCAGGGCCTGTTTAAGCCCAGCAATGATTTCCGTTTCCGTTACCGTTCCGGAGGGCAATTGGTTCACCACCTGTTGCAGCTCTGCACACGAGCTTACTATGAACGAGAGAATCAATCCAAACGTGATTTTAAATGGCTTCATTGGGGTACATTGGGCTTTTGTGGATTCCCGCCTTCCTTTGGACGGGTTCCGGGTGACACTTGGGAATGACAAAGTAACTATAAAATATAATCCGTACTTAAAAAGTTGCTCACTTTAGCATCCAATAACTGCTCAATGGTCTCATTGTTCAATTCGTTGTCCTTAAAGGCTACAAAGGTCCGGATACTGAATGAACGCAACGCGTCATGGACACTTAGGGTGGACTGTGCCGAATCCTTTCTACCCGTAAATGGATACACATCCGGACCGCGTTGACAGGAACTGTTCAAGTTTACCCGACATACCAAATTTGCCAAAGTATCAATTAATGGTGACAGGGAATAGACGTCCTTTCCAAACAGACTTACTTGCTGTCCGTAATTGCTTTCTGCCATATCATCCAAAGGTTGGCTAATATCGCTAAAGGAAACTACCGGAACGATAGGACCAAATTGCTCTTCCTGATACACCTGCATATCCTTGGTAACCGGATAGAGAATGGCGGGCCAGATGTAATTGTCCGTTCGCCCTCCCCCTTTTTTGTTTATAATGCTGGCTCCCTTTGCCAGGGCATCATCCAATAATTCCTGGATGTACTCCGGTTTTCCGGGTTCTGGCAGTGGGGTAAGCATGGCTCCTTCATCCCAAGGATTTCCATAGGTCAGGGCATCCATGGCATCCGCATATTTTTTCAGGAACTTTTCCTTGATGTCCTCATGCACATACACCACTTTTAGCGCGGTGCAACGTTGGCCATTAAAGGACGTTGTTCCCGCTATGACCTCTTTAACGGTCAAATCCAAGTCCGCATCGGGCAGGACAATTGCAGGATTTTTGGCTTCCAGTCCCAAAACCAAACGAAGTCTGTTACTTTTGGGATGTTGGTCCTGTAATGCATTTGCGGACTTGCTATTACCTATCAAAGCGAGCACATCTACTTTGCCAGTCTTCATAATGGGTGCCGCAACCGTTCTGCCCCGTCCAAAGAGAATATTCACGACCCCTTTCGGAAAAGAGGAATGGAAAGCTTCCAAAAGTGGGGTAATCAATAAGACGCCGTGCTTGGCCGGCTTAAAAATAGCCGTATTCCCCATAATAATGGCGGGGATCAGCAATGCGAATGTTTCATTTAAAGGATAATTGTAGGGGCCCAGACAAAGTACCACCCCCAAGGGGCCGCGACGGATATGGGCATAAACCCCGTCATGCTTTTCGAACTTCGCACAACTCCTGTCCAATTTTTTGTATTCCTCAATGGTATCGTAAATATATTCAACGGTACGGTCAAACTCTTTGTAGGAGTCGGGTTTGTTCTTCCCTATTTCCCACATCAGGAGTTTTACCACCTCATCCCTTTTGGTTTCCATCTTCTGTACGAAGGTCTCCATACATTTAATACGATCTTTGACCTTCATGGTCGGCCAGACCCCCTGTCCACGGTTCCATGCAGCCACTGCGGAATCCAAAGCTTCCATGGCCTCTTTTTCACCCAAGGTGGGGATACTGCCCAAAACCGTGTGCTTGTAAGCCTTGGTGGATGATATGGTGGAAATCACCTCACTGGTTTCCCCACGCCAGGGTTTTAATTCCCCATCGATCAAATAATGGCGTTGGTGGATTTGCTCTTTGATTTGAAATTCTTCAGGTATGATAGGCAAAGCATTCATCAGTACTATCGATTTTACCGGTTAAAAATGATTTGTTTAATTATTTTTCCAAAACATTGAACAAAAATACAAAAACTAATACTGGCTCTTTCAACGAAAAGGAAATTTAAATCGGATATTGAAACCAATGTGGTATATCGTTTAGGTAATCCCTAAAAAAAATATTTGTTTTCATTCCTTCTATTAACGGATGCAGGTCTTCGGGACTTTTTAGCTCTATTCCTACCACAGCTTCGGAACACCATATGCTTGGTGGCAAGGGTGTTTGCTTGGCAACTTCACTTATTGTCCCCGTGGCCTTATTGATATCCGATATTTGAGGGAAATATGTGGTCAAAGCGCTTTTCATAAAACTTTTCCGGCGATATCCCAATTTTGGGATTCACACTTAAACTACAGGTTTCATTGCCGTCATGGAAGCACGTAAACGCGCCCCGACAATTTCCACATCATGTTCGCGAATAGCTTTGTTTACTTCTATCAACCTTCTATTATCCACTCCGTTGTCCCTCTCTTTCCCAAAATGTGTTCCGATAACGTCGGTATCCACGGTTTTCATAAAATCGGTCAACAGAGGTTTACAGGCGTGGTCAAAGAGATAGCAGCCGTATTCTGCGGTGTCGGAAATCACACGGTTCATTTCAAATAATTTCTTCCTTGCAATGGTGTTGGCAATAAGCGGTGTTTCATGTAAGGAT
The sequence above is a segment of the Muricauda sp. SCSIO 64092 genome. Coding sequences within it:
- a CDS encoding DUF4197 domain-containing protein, translated to MKPFKITFGLILSFIVSSCAELQQVVNQLPSGTVTETEIIAGLKQALEFGVGEGVDLLHREDGYFRDEVVKILLPQELKKVDEGLRKIGLASLADEGLKVLNRAAEDAVMEAKPIFINAIKDFTFDDAKRILTSQNDLEATLYLQQKTVGQLQQAFSPKVEASLGKVGADRIWAEIIGKYNTIPLVKPVNPNLTEYVTQEAINGLFIKVGDKEKEIRNSVGARTTALLQKVFALQ
- a CDS encoding NADP-dependent glyceraldehyde-3-phosphate dehydrogenase yields the protein MNALPIIPEEFQIKEQIHQRHYLIDGELKPWRGETSEVISTISSTKAYKHTVLGSIPTLGEKEAMEALDSAVAAWNRGQGVWPTMKVKDRIKCMETFVQKMETKRDEVVKLLMWEIGKNKPDSYKEFDRTVEYIYDTIEEYKKLDRSCAKFEKHDGVYAHIRRGPLGVVLCLGPYNYPLNETFALLIPAIIMGNTAIFKPAKHGVLLITPLLEAFHSSFPKGVVNILFGRGRTVAAPIMKTGKVDVLALIGNSKSANALQDQHPKSNRLRLVLGLEAKNPAIVLPDADLDLTVKEVIAGTTSFNGQRCTALKVVYVHEDIKEKFLKKYADAMDALTYGNPWDEGAMLTPLPEPGKPEYIQELLDDALAKGASIINKKGGGRTDNYIWPAILYPVTKDMQVYQEEQFGPIVPVVSFSDISQPLDDMAESNYGQQVSLFGKDVYSLSPLIDTLANLVCRVNLNSSCQRGPDVYPFTGRKDSAQSTLSVHDALRSFSIRTFVAFKDNELNNETIEQLLDAKVSNFLSTDYIL